Proteins from one Luteibaculum oceani genomic window:
- a CDS encoding AMP-dependent synthetase/ligase, with the protein MFDTVTRLFDIPKYQLENYPLGTALAGKIDGNWKTFSTHDFIENINLVSKGLLKLGLKTGDKICIVSQNRPEWNFLDLGALQVGIVVVPIYPTSSKEDFSYIMNNCEAKLIAVETDELLEKVNSVKSEVASLEHIYSFNHTDAAHFSELLKVGEDGNQDEVEAIKETIKEDDLATLIYTSGTTGRPKGVMLSHKNLVSNAKASDERFPLSRGSKALSFLPICHVFERMVCYLYMLMCTEIWYAESMDTIGDNLKEVKPHVFTTVPRLLEKVYDKIVAKGQDLTGIKKALFFWALDLGLKYDIPSRTTGLYKFKLNIARKIIFSKWQEALGGNVGIIASGSAALQPRLARVFNAAGIPVVEGYGLTETSPVIAVGMWEGENVRFGTVGKTIPGVEVKIAEDGEICVKGPNVMQGYYKLPEKTAEVIDAEGWFHTGDIGEMVEGKFLKITDRKKEIFKTSGGKYVAPQLIENKFKESRFIENVAVIGENQKFPAALVIPDFEFVKSWCKEKSINIPGSNEELIQMKEVKDRIWEEVEKYNEQFGRWERVKKVKLLAKEFSIDGGELTPTLKLKRKVILEKYKDLIEEIYS; encoded by the coding sequence ATGTTCGATACGGTAACTAGACTTTTCGACATTCCAAAATACCAATTAGAAAACTACCCCCTAGGCACTGCCCTTGCTGGGAAAATAGATGGAAATTGGAAAACCTTTTCTACCCACGATTTTATAGAAAATATCAACCTTGTAAGTAAGGGATTATTAAAGCTCGGATTAAAAACTGGAGACAAAATTTGTATTGTTTCCCAAAACCGTCCGGAGTGGAATTTCCTAGATTTAGGTGCACTACAAGTCGGCATTGTTGTAGTTCCAATTTACCCTACATCGTCTAAAGAAGACTTTTCCTACATCATGAATAACTGCGAAGCCAAACTAATCGCAGTTGAAACAGATGAACTTTTAGAAAAGGTAAACTCCGTAAAAAGTGAAGTAGCCTCCTTAGAGCATATTTACAGCTTTAACCATACTGATGCAGCCCATTTTTCGGAACTATTAAAGGTAGGGGAAGATGGAAACCAAGATGAAGTTGAAGCCATTAAAGAAACCATCAAGGAAGATGATTTAGCTACCTTAATTTATACCTCCGGAACTACCGGAAGACCAAAAGGGGTAATGCTATCTCACAAAAATTTGGTTTCCAATGCAAAAGCCAGTGACGAAAGATTCCCACTAAGCAGGGGTTCCAAAGCGCTTAGCTTTCTACCAATTTGCCACGTTTTTGAGCGTATGGTATGCTACCTATACATGCTAATGTGTACCGAAATTTGGTACGCGGAATCTATGGACACCATTGGCGACAACCTTAAAGAAGTAAAACCACATGTTTTTACGACAGTACCACGTCTTCTAGAGAAGGTTTATGATAAAATTGTTGCCAAAGGACAAGATCTTACAGGAATTAAAAAAGCCTTGTTTTTCTGGGCTCTGGATTTAGGTCTGAAATATGACATCCCAAGCAGAACAACTGGTTTGTATAAATTCAAATTGAACATTGCCCGAAAAATCATCTTCAGCAAATGGCAGGAAGCATTAGGTGGCAATGTTGGGATAATAGCTTCAGGAAGTGCGGCCTTGCAACCAAGACTTGCCCGGGTTTTTAATGCAGCTGGAATCCCAGTGGTAGAAGGATATGGTTTAACAGAAACCTCCCCAGTTATTGCAGTTGGAATGTGGGAAGGAGAAAACGTTCGATTTGGAACCGTGGGTAAAACCATCCCAGGTGTTGAAGTTAAAATTGCTGAGGACGGTGAAATTTGTGTTAAGGGACCTAACGTAATGCAGGGTTATTACAAACTACCCGAAAAAACCGCTGAGGTAATTGATGCCGAAGGATGGTTCCATACTGGTGACATTGGCGAAATGGTTGAGGGCAAATTCCTGAAAATTACAGACCGTAAAAAAGAAATATTTAAAACCTCAGGTGGAAAATATGTAGCACCTCAACTTATTGAGAACAAATTCAAGGAAAGTCGCTTTATAGAAAACGTTGCTGTGATAGGTGAAAATCAAAAATTCCCAGCAGCTTTAGTGATTCCAGATTTTGAGTTTGTTAAGTCTTGGTGCAAAGAAAAAAGCATCAATATCCCTGGCTCCAATGAGGAATTAATCCAAATGAAGGAGGTTAAGGATAGAATTTGGGAAGAGGTAGAAAAATATAATGAACAGTTTGGCCGTTGGGAACGCGTAAAAAAGGTAAAATTGCTGGCCAAAGAATTTAGTATTGACGGAGGAGAATTAACACCTACTCTTAAGCTTAAGAGAAAAGTAATCCTAGAGAAGTACAAAGACCTAATTGAAGAAATTTACAGTTAA